One window from the genome of Candoia aspera isolate rCanAsp1 chromosome 15, rCanAsp1.hap2, whole genome shotgun sequence encodes:
- the MYO1H gene encoding unconventional myosin-Ih isoform X4 has product MMEGPLVKEAVWEKPQQLDMEGALIARDRVGVQDFVLLDSHTSESAFLDNLRKRYRENLIYTYIGTLLVSVNPYKELDIYTVKQMEQYKGVNFFELPPHIYAIADNAYRVMCTEYNNHFILISGESGAGKTEASKKILQFFAVTCPTTEQLQIVRDRLLLSNPVLEAFGNAKTLRNDNSSRFGKYMDIQFDFKGAPVGGHILSYLIEKSRVVHQNPGERNFHIFYQLLEGGEEDLLHGLGLERSPQKYTYLVQNLLGIIASVLHLGNIQFEEDSNGHAIITNGTQIKWISKLLGVHRSILQESLTHRKIEARFEEVLSPLDVDLAFYARDAVAKAIYGRTFTWLVNKINSSLANKDLSRKTVIGLLDIYGFEVFETNSFEQFCINYCNEKLHQLLIEMTLKAEQEEYELEGIEWEPVPYFNNKIICDLVEEKHKGIISILDEECLRPGEATDLSFLEKLEEKVGDHAHFVTRKLADQKTRKSIDWVDFRLLHYAGEVTYCTVGFLEKNNDLLYRNLKEVLCNSRNGILRECFRPSELHNRRRPETVATQFKTSLSSLIDILMSKEPSYIRCIKPNGDKEPGKFDDSLVRHQVEYLGLTEHLRVRRAGFAYRRKYEHFLQRYKSLCPDTWPQWHGPAAKGVERLVHHIGYKPEEYKMGRTKLFIRFPRTLFATEDAFEYRKHLLISRIQATYRGCLGKREFQKMREAAIKLEAAWRGVLARRLAKKREWAVQTIHKYLKGFIHRKQPLSSENTDFVRLAQYTYLMKLRDHVPKTVLDKSWLKPPEIMEQTSDLLKKICTRNLVQKYCCGITAERKAQMEQKAVASAIFSGKKVGYAESLKEPFVDSRLSESDLCPKVLQTIRHEKVQYLTPVVKYDRNGFKPRERLLVLTCVAAYVVETAKIKQRIEYATLRGISTSSLSDGILVLHVPEDNKQEKGDAILRCEHVFETVTKLCMLANKQEVVAVVQGSLQFQISPGKEGTMVFTTGQEPQIYKAKNGQLTVVSTKIKS; this is encoded by the exons AAGGAAGCGGTGTGGGAGAAGCCCCAGCAGCTGGACATGGAGGGGGCCCTGATCGCCCGGGACCGAGTTGGCGTCCAAGACTTCGTCCTCCTCGACTCCCACACGAGCGAATCTGCTTTCTTGGACAACCTGCGTAAACGATACCGGGAGAACCTCATTTAT ACTTACATTGGCACTCTTCTGGTGTCTGTGAATCCTTACAAAGagttggacatctatacagttaaGCAGATGGAGCAGTACAAAGGAGTAAACTTTTTTGAGCTGCCACCACACAT TTACGCCATTGCTGACAACGCCTACCGTGTCATGTGCACCGAGTATAACAACCACTTCATCTTGATCTCTGGAGAAAGCGGAGCCGGGAAGACCGAAGCCTCCAAGAAGATCCTTCAGTTCTTTGCAGTGACCTGCCCCACCACGGAGCAGTTGCAGATTGTCCGGGACCGCTTGCTTCTCTCCAATCCTGTTCTGGAG GCTTTCGGAAACGCAAAAACTTTACGGAACGACAATTCAAGCAGGTTCGGGAAGTACATGGACATCCAGTTTGATTTTAAG GGAGCTCCTGTTGGTGGGCACATCCTGAGCTATCTGATTGAGAAATCCCGTGTGGTCCACCAAAACCCCGGGGAGCGCAACTTCCATATCTTCTACCAGCTGCTGGAGGGGGGAGAAGAGGACCTGCTTCATGGGCTGGGCCTGGAACGCAGCCCTCAGAAGTACACCTATCTAGTGCAG AATCTCTTAGGGATAATTGCAAGTGTCTTGCATCTGGGCAACATTCAGTTTGAAGAAGACAGCAACGGCCACGCCATCATCACCAATGGCACCCAGATCAAGTGGATCTCCAAG CTTTTGGGCGTCCATCGATCCATTCTTCAAGAATCGCTAACCCACAGGAAAATTGAGGCCCGGTTTGAAGAG GTTTTAAGCCCGTTAGATGTAGACCTGGCGTTTTACGCTCGAGATGCGGTAGCGAAAGCAATATACGGACGGACGTTTACATGGCTGGTCAACAAAATCAACAGCTCCTTAGCAAACAAG GACCTCAGCAGGAAAACCGTGATTGGGCTACTTGATATTTATGGCTTTGAAGTCTTTGAGACAAACAG TTTTGAACAGTTTTGTATCAATTACTGCAACGAGAAGCTCCACCAGCTGTTGATCGAGATGACCCTGAAGGCAGAGCAAGAGGAATATGAGCTGGAAGGCATTGAG TGGGAACCAGTCCCGTATTTTAACAACAAGATCATATGCGACCTTGTGGAGGAGAAACACAAAGGCATCATTTCCATACTG GATGAAGAGTGCTTGCGGCCTGGTGAAGCAACTGACTTGAGTTTCTTGGAAAAGCTGGAGGAAAAAGTAGGGGACCACGCCCATTTTGTGAC TCGAAAGCTCGCAGACCAGAAAACACGAAAGTCCATCGACTGGGTGGACTTCCGCTTGCTTCACTATGCTGGTGAAGTGACTTATTGCACAGTGG GATTTTTGGAGAAAAATAACGATTTGCTTTACCGGAATCTCAAAGAG GTGCTGTGCAATTCCAGAAATGGCATCTTGAGAGAATGTTTCCGCCCATCGGAGTTACACAACCGGCGGAGGCCGGAGACG GTCGCCACTCAGTTCAAAACCAGCCTGTCCAGTCTGATAGATATCCTGATGTCCAAGGAACCGTCCTACATCCGGTGCATTAAACCAAACGGGGACAAAGAACCGG GCAAATTCGATGACTCCTTGGTAAGGCACCAGGTGGAGTACTTGGGGCTAACAGAGCACCTGCGGGTGAGAAGAGCAGGCTTTGCGTACCGGCGGAAGTACGAGCACTTCCTGCAAAG GTACAAGTCGCTCTGCCCCGATACCTGGCCCCAGTGGCACGGCCCTGCTGCCAAGGGAGTGGAAAGGCTCGTCCACCATATTGGCTATAAGCCCGAAGAGTACAAGATGGGAAG GACCAAACTATTCATTCGTTTCCCAAGAACTCTGTTTGCCACCGAAGATGCCTTCGAATACAGGAAACACCTCCTAA tttccAGAATACAAGCCACCTACAGAGGTTGCCTAGGGAAGCGGGAATTCCAGAAGATGAGAGAAGCTG CCATCAAGTTAGAGGCTGCCTGGAGGGGGGTCCTGGCACGCAGACTGGCCAAGAAGAGAGAGTGGGCAGTTCAGACAATCCACAA GTACTTAAAAGGCTTCATTCACCGGAAACAGCCCCTCAGCTCTGAGAACACAGACTTCGTGAGGCTTGCGCAGTACACCTACCTCATGAAACTCAGGGATCATGTCCCAAAGACCGTCTTGGACAAAAGCTGGCTTAAGCCTCCGGAGATCATGGAACAA ACCTCTGACCTTCTGAAGAAGATCTGCACAAGGAATCTCGTCCAGAAATATTGCTGTGGCATCACCGCAGAGAGGAAAGCCCAG ATGGAGCAAAAAGCAGTTGCCAGTGCCATCTTTTCTGGGAAGAAGGTTGGCTATGCTGAAAGCCTGAAGGAGCCCTTTGTTGACAGCAGGCTGA GTGAGAGCGACCTATGCCCCAAAGTCCTGCAGACGATCCGCCACGAGAAGGTCCAG TACCTCACCCCGGTGGTGAAATACGACCGGAACGGCTTCAAGCCTCGAGAGCGGCTGCTTGTGCTGACCTGCGTGGCAGCTTACGTGGTGGAGACAGCAAAGATCAAGCAAAGGATCGAGTACGCAACACTCAGAG GCATTTCCACCAGCAGCCTCAGCGATGGTATCTTAGTCCTTCATGTTCCAGAAGACAACAAACAAGAAAAG GGAGATGCTATCCTGCGGTGCGAGCATGTTTTTGAGACCGTCACCAAGCTCTGCATGTTAGCCAACAAGCAGGAGGTGGTCGCCGTGGTCCAGGGAAG CCTCCAGTTCCAGATCAGTCCAGGGAAAGAAGGAACCATGGTTTTCACCACTGGGCAGGAGCCTCAGATCTACAAAGCCAAAAATGGACAGCTGACAGTG GTATCAACCAAAATAAAGTCCTGA
- the MYO1H gene encoding unconventional myosin-Ih isoform X6, translating into MMEGPLVKEAVWEKPQQLDMEGALIARDRVGVQDFVLLDSHTSESAFLDNLRKRYRENLIYTYIGTLLVSVNPYKELDIYTVKQMEQYKGVNFFELPPHIYAIADNAYRVMCTEYNNHFILISGESGAGKTEASKKILQFFAVTCPTTEQLQIVRDRLLLSNPVLEAFGNAKTLRNDNSSRFGKYMDIQFDFKGAPVGGHILSYLIEKSRVVHQNPGERNFHIFYQLLEGGEEDLLHGLGLERSPQKYTYLVQGGCAKVSSINDRSDWRTVQKAFVVIDFAARDIENLLGIIASVLHLGNIQFEEDSNGHAIITNGTQIKWISKLLGVHRSILQESLTHRKIEARFEEVLSPLDVDLAFYARDAVAKAIYGRTFTWLVNKINSSLANKDLSRKTVIGLLDIYGFEVFETNSFEQFCINYCNEKLHQLLIEMTLKAEQEEYELEGIEWEPVPYFNNKIICDLVEEKHKGIISILDEECLRPGEATDLSFLEKLEEKVGDHAHFVTRKLADQKTRKSIDWVDFRLLHYAGEVTYCTVGFLEKNNDLLYRNLKEVLCNSRNGILRECFRPSELHNRRRPETVATQFKTSLSSLIDILMSKEPSYIRCIKPNGDKEPGKFDDSLVRHQVEYLGLTEHLRVRRAGFAYRRKYEHFLQRYKSLCPDTWPQWHGPAAKGVERLVHHIGYKPEEYKMGRTKLFIRFPRTLFATEDAFEYRKHLLISRIQATYRGCLGKREFQKMREAAIKLEAAWRGVLARRLAKKREWAVQTIHKYLKGFIHRKQPLSSENTDFVRLAQYTYLMKLRDHVPKTVLDKSWLKPPEIMEQTSDLLKKICTRNLVQKYCCGITAERKAQMEQKAVASAIFSGKKVGYAESLKEPFVDSRLSESDLCPKVLQTIRHEKVQVRPRRRPTVPHPGGEIRPERLQASRAAACADLRGSLRGGDSKDQAKDRVRNTQRNS; encoded by the exons AAGGAAGCGGTGTGGGAGAAGCCCCAGCAGCTGGACATGGAGGGGGCCCTGATCGCCCGGGACCGAGTTGGCGTCCAAGACTTCGTCCTCCTCGACTCCCACACGAGCGAATCTGCTTTCTTGGACAACCTGCGTAAACGATACCGGGAGAACCTCATTTAT ACTTACATTGGCACTCTTCTGGTGTCTGTGAATCCTTACAAAGagttggacatctatacagttaaGCAGATGGAGCAGTACAAAGGAGTAAACTTTTTTGAGCTGCCACCACACAT TTACGCCATTGCTGACAACGCCTACCGTGTCATGTGCACCGAGTATAACAACCACTTCATCTTGATCTCTGGAGAAAGCGGAGCCGGGAAGACCGAAGCCTCCAAGAAGATCCTTCAGTTCTTTGCAGTGACCTGCCCCACCACGGAGCAGTTGCAGATTGTCCGGGACCGCTTGCTTCTCTCCAATCCTGTTCTGGAG GCTTTCGGAAACGCAAAAACTTTACGGAACGACAATTCAAGCAGGTTCGGGAAGTACATGGACATCCAGTTTGATTTTAAG GGAGCTCCTGTTGGTGGGCACATCCTGAGCTATCTGATTGAGAAATCCCGTGTGGTCCACCAAAACCCCGGGGAGCGCAACTTCCATATCTTCTACCAGCTGCTGGAGGGGGGAGAAGAGGACCTGCTTCATGGGCTGGGCCTGGAACGCAGCCCTCAGAAGTACACCTATCTAGTGCAG GGGGGCTGTGCCAAAGTATCTTCCATTAATGACAGGAGTGACTGGAGAACAGTCCAGAAAGCCTTCGTCGTCATTGACTTTGCAGCAAGAGATATTGAG AATCTCTTAGGGATAATTGCAAGTGTCTTGCATCTGGGCAACATTCAGTTTGAAGAAGACAGCAACGGCCACGCCATCATCACCAATGGCACCCAGATCAAGTGGATCTCCAAG CTTTTGGGCGTCCATCGATCCATTCTTCAAGAATCGCTAACCCACAGGAAAATTGAGGCCCGGTTTGAAGAG GTTTTAAGCCCGTTAGATGTAGACCTGGCGTTTTACGCTCGAGATGCGGTAGCGAAAGCAATATACGGACGGACGTTTACATGGCTGGTCAACAAAATCAACAGCTCCTTAGCAAACAAG GACCTCAGCAGGAAAACCGTGATTGGGCTACTTGATATTTATGGCTTTGAAGTCTTTGAGACAAACAG TTTTGAACAGTTTTGTATCAATTACTGCAACGAGAAGCTCCACCAGCTGTTGATCGAGATGACCCTGAAGGCAGAGCAAGAGGAATATGAGCTGGAAGGCATTGAG TGGGAACCAGTCCCGTATTTTAACAACAAGATCATATGCGACCTTGTGGAGGAGAAACACAAAGGCATCATTTCCATACTG GATGAAGAGTGCTTGCGGCCTGGTGAAGCAACTGACTTGAGTTTCTTGGAAAAGCTGGAGGAAAAAGTAGGGGACCACGCCCATTTTGTGAC TCGAAAGCTCGCAGACCAGAAAACACGAAAGTCCATCGACTGGGTGGACTTCCGCTTGCTTCACTATGCTGGTGAAGTGACTTATTGCACAGTGG GATTTTTGGAGAAAAATAACGATTTGCTTTACCGGAATCTCAAAGAG GTGCTGTGCAATTCCAGAAATGGCATCTTGAGAGAATGTTTCCGCCCATCGGAGTTACACAACCGGCGGAGGCCGGAGACG GTCGCCACTCAGTTCAAAACCAGCCTGTCCAGTCTGATAGATATCCTGATGTCCAAGGAACCGTCCTACATCCGGTGCATTAAACCAAACGGGGACAAAGAACCGG GCAAATTCGATGACTCCTTGGTAAGGCACCAGGTGGAGTACTTGGGGCTAACAGAGCACCTGCGGGTGAGAAGAGCAGGCTTTGCGTACCGGCGGAAGTACGAGCACTTCCTGCAAAG GTACAAGTCGCTCTGCCCCGATACCTGGCCCCAGTGGCACGGCCCTGCTGCCAAGGGAGTGGAAAGGCTCGTCCACCATATTGGCTATAAGCCCGAAGAGTACAAGATGGGAAG GACCAAACTATTCATTCGTTTCCCAAGAACTCTGTTTGCCACCGAAGATGCCTTCGAATACAGGAAACACCTCCTAA tttccAGAATACAAGCCACCTACAGAGGTTGCCTAGGGAAGCGGGAATTCCAGAAGATGAGAGAAGCTG CCATCAAGTTAGAGGCTGCCTGGAGGGGGGTCCTGGCACGCAGACTGGCCAAGAAGAGAGAGTGGGCAGTTCAGACAATCCACAA GTACTTAAAAGGCTTCATTCACCGGAAACAGCCCCTCAGCTCTGAGAACACAGACTTCGTGAGGCTTGCGCAGTACACCTACCTCATGAAACTCAGGGATCATGTCCCAAAGACCGTCTTGGACAAAAGCTGGCTTAAGCCTCCGGAGATCATGGAACAA ACCTCTGACCTTCTGAAGAAGATCTGCACAAGGAATCTCGTCCAGAAATATTGCTGTGGCATCACCGCAGAGAGGAAAGCCCAG ATGGAGCAAAAAGCAGTTGCCAGTGCCATCTTTTCTGGGAAGAAGGTTGGCTATGCTGAAAGCCTGAAGGAGCCCTTTGTTGACAGCAGGCTGA GTGAGAGCGACCTATGCCCCAAAGTCCTGCAGACGATCCGCCACGAGAAGGTCCAGGTAAGGCCGAGGAGGCGCCCCACAG TACCTCACCCCGGTGGTGAAATACGACCGGAACGGCTTCAAGCCTCGAGAGCGGCTGCTTGTGCTGACCTGCGTGGCAGCTTACGTGGTGGAGACAGCAAAGATCAAGCAAAGGATCGAGTACGCAACACTCAGAG aaacagttgA
- the MYO1H gene encoding unconventional myosin-Ih isoform X1 yields the protein MMEGPLVKEAVWEKPQQLDMEGALIARDRVGVQDFVLLDSHTSESAFLDNLRKRYRENLIYTYIGTLLVSVNPYKELDIYTVKQMEQYKGVNFFELPPHIYAIADNAYRVMCTEYNNHFILISGESGAGKTEASKKILQFFAVTCPTTEQLQIVRDRLLLSNPVLEAFGNAKTLRNDNSSRFGKYMDIQFDFKGAPVGGHILSYLIEKSRVVHQNPGERNFHIFYQLLEGGEEDLLHGLGLERSPQKYTYLVQGGCAKVSSINDRSDWRTVQKAFVVIDFAARDIENLLGIIASVLHLGNIQFEEDSNGHAIITNGTQIKWISKLLGVHRSILQESLTHRKIEARFEEVLSPLDVDLAFYARDAVAKAIYGRTFTWLVNKINSSLANKDLSRKTVIGLLDIYGFEVFETNSFEQFCINYCNEKLHQLLIEMTLKAEQEEYELEGIEWEPVPYFNNKIICDLVEEKHKGIISILDEECLRPGEATDLSFLEKLEEKVGDHAHFVTRKLADQKTRKSIDWVDFRLLHYAGEVTYCTVGFLEKNNDLLYRNLKEVLCNSRNGILRECFRPSELHNRRRPETVATQFKTSLSSLIDILMSKEPSYIRCIKPNGDKEPGKFDDSLVRHQVEYLGLTEHLRVRRAGFAYRRKYEHFLQRYKSLCPDTWPQWHGPAAKGVERLVHHIGYKPEEYKMGRTKLFIRFPRTLFATEDAFEYRKHLLISRIQATYRGCLGKREFQKMREAAIKLEAAWRGVLARRLAKKREWAVQTIHKYLKGFIHRKQPLSSENTDFVRLAQYTYLMKLRDHVPKTVLDKSWLKPPEIMEQTSDLLKKICTRNLVQKYCCGITAERKAQMEQKAVASAIFSGKKVGYAESLKEPFVDSRLSESDLCPKVLQTIRHEKVQYLTPVVKYDRNGFKPRERLLVLTCVAAYVVETAKIKQRIEYATLRGISTSSLSDGILVLHVPEDNKQEKGDAILRCEHVFETVTKLCMLANKQEVVAVVQGSLQFQISPGKEGTMVFTTGQEPQIYKAKNGQLTVVSTKIKS from the exons AAGGAAGCGGTGTGGGAGAAGCCCCAGCAGCTGGACATGGAGGGGGCCCTGATCGCCCGGGACCGAGTTGGCGTCCAAGACTTCGTCCTCCTCGACTCCCACACGAGCGAATCTGCTTTCTTGGACAACCTGCGTAAACGATACCGGGAGAACCTCATTTAT ACTTACATTGGCACTCTTCTGGTGTCTGTGAATCCTTACAAAGagttggacatctatacagttaaGCAGATGGAGCAGTACAAAGGAGTAAACTTTTTTGAGCTGCCACCACACAT TTACGCCATTGCTGACAACGCCTACCGTGTCATGTGCACCGAGTATAACAACCACTTCATCTTGATCTCTGGAGAAAGCGGAGCCGGGAAGACCGAAGCCTCCAAGAAGATCCTTCAGTTCTTTGCAGTGACCTGCCCCACCACGGAGCAGTTGCAGATTGTCCGGGACCGCTTGCTTCTCTCCAATCCTGTTCTGGAG GCTTTCGGAAACGCAAAAACTTTACGGAACGACAATTCAAGCAGGTTCGGGAAGTACATGGACATCCAGTTTGATTTTAAG GGAGCTCCTGTTGGTGGGCACATCCTGAGCTATCTGATTGAGAAATCCCGTGTGGTCCACCAAAACCCCGGGGAGCGCAACTTCCATATCTTCTACCAGCTGCTGGAGGGGGGAGAAGAGGACCTGCTTCATGGGCTGGGCCTGGAACGCAGCCCTCAGAAGTACACCTATCTAGTGCAG GGGGGCTGTGCCAAAGTATCTTCCATTAATGACAGGAGTGACTGGAGAACAGTCCAGAAAGCCTTCGTCGTCATTGACTTTGCAGCAAGAGATATTGAG AATCTCTTAGGGATAATTGCAAGTGTCTTGCATCTGGGCAACATTCAGTTTGAAGAAGACAGCAACGGCCACGCCATCATCACCAATGGCACCCAGATCAAGTGGATCTCCAAG CTTTTGGGCGTCCATCGATCCATTCTTCAAGAATCGCTAACCCACAGGAAAATTGAGGCCCGGTTTGAAGAG GTTTTAAGCCCGTTAGATGTAGACCTGGCGTTTTACGCTCGAGATGCGGTAGCGAAAGCAATATACGGACGGACGTTTACATGGCTGGTCAACAAAATCAACAGCTCCTTAGCAAACAAG GACCTCAGCAGGAAAACCGTGATTGGGCTACTTGATATTTATGGCTTTGAAGTCTTTGAGACAAACAG TTTTGAACAGTTTTGTATCAATTACTGCAACGAGAAGCTCCACCAGCTGTTGATCGAGATGACCCTGAAGGCAGAGCAAGAGGAATATGAGCTGGAAGGCATTGAG TGGGAACCAGTCCCGTATTTTAACAACAAGATCATATGCGACCTTGTGGAGGAGAAACACAAAGGCATCATTTCCATACTG GATGAAGAGTGCTTGCGGCCTGGTGAAGCAACTGACTTGAGTTTCTTGGAAAAGCTGGAGGAAAAAGTAGGGGACCACGCCCATTTTGTGAC TCGAAAGCTCGCAGACCAGAAAACACGAAAGTCCATCGACTGGGTGGACTTCCGCTTGCTTCACTATGCTGGTGAAGTGACTTATTGCACAGTGG GATTTTTGGAGAAAAATAACGATTTGCTTTACCGGAATCTCAAAGAG GTGCTGTGCAATTCCAGAAATGGCATCTTGAGAGAATGTTTCCGCCCATCGGAGTTACACAACCGGCGGAGGCCGGAGACG GTCGCCACTCAGTTCAAAACCAGCCTGTCCAGTCTGATAGATATCCTGATGTCCAAGGAACCGTCCTACATCCGGTGCATTAAACCAAACGGGGACAAAGAACCGG GCAAATTCGATGACTCCTTGGTAAGGCACCAGGTGGAGTACTTGGGGCTAACAGAGCACCTGCGGGTGAGAAGAGCAGGCTTTGCGTACCGGCGGAAGTACGAGCACTTCCTGCAAAG GTACAAGTCGCTCTGCCCCGATACCTGGCCCCAGTGGCACGGCCCTGCTGCCAAGGGAGTGGAAAGGCTCGTCCACCATATTGGCTATAAGCCCGAAGAGTACAAGATGGGAAG GACCAAACTATTCATTCGTTTCCCAAGAACTCTGTTTGCCACCGAAGATGCCTTCGAATACAGGAAACACCTCCTAA tttccAGAATACAAGCCACCTACAGAGGTTGCCTAGGGAAGCGGGAATTCCAGAAGATGAGAGAAGCTG CCATCAAGTTAGAGGCTGCCTGGAGGGGGGTCCTGGCACGCAGACTGGCCAAGAAGAGAGAGTGGGCAGTTCAGACAATCCACAA GTACTTAAAAGGCTTCATTCACCGGAAACAGCCCCTCAGCTCTGAGAACACAGACTTCGTGAGGCTTGCGCAGTACACCTACCTCATGAAACTCAGGGATCATGTCCCAAAGACCGTCTTGGACAAAAGCTGGCTTAAGCCTCCGGAGATCATGGAACAA ACCTCTGACCTTCTGAAGAAGATCTGCACAAGGAATCTCGTCCAGAAATATTGCTGTGGCATCACCGCAGAGAGGAAAGCCCAG ATGGAGCAAAAAGCAGTTGCCAGTGCCATCTTTTCTGGGAAGAAGGTTGGCTATGCTGAAAGCCTGAAGGAGCCCTTTGTTGACAGCAGGCTGA GTGAGAGCGACCTATGCCCCAAAGTCCTGCAGACGATCCGCCACGAGAAGGTCCAG TACCTCACCCCGGTGGTGAAATACGACCGGAACGGCTTCAAGCCTCGAGAGCGGCTGCTTGTGCTGACCTGCGTGGCAGCTTACGTGGTGGAGACAGCAAAGATCAAGCAAAGGATCGAGTACGCAACACTCAGAG GCATTTCCACCAGCAGCCTCAGCGATGGTATCTTAGTCCTTCATGTTCCAGAAGACAACAAACAAGAAAAG GGAGATGCTATCCTGCGGTGCGAGCATGTTTTTGAGACCGTCACCAAGCTCTGCATGTTAGCCAACAAGCAGGAGGTGGTCGCCGTGGTCCAGGGAAG CCTCCAGTTCCAGATCAGTCCAGGGAAAGAAGGAACCATGGTTTTCACCACTGGGCAGGAGCCTCAGATCTACAAAGCCAAAAATGGACAGCTGACAGTG GTATCAACCAAAATAAAGTCCTGA